The following coding sequences are from one Verrucomicrobiia bacterium window:
- a CDS encoding DNA polymerase III subunit delta, translating into MARAATSTTPNPVALICGEDEYAVKQRAKQLYDAWCAEVGGMDHELVDATVGNAGEAEKAIGKLREALQTLPFFGGGKVVWLKDCNFLGDERTASSSVVTNTLNDLAQQLKDFRWDNVRLIISAGKVDKRKTFFKTLDKIGQVENFAGLSTDDKEWAAKAESMAEGHFKAAGKRIADNALAEFVACIGPYPRQLGSEAEKLSLYVGDRETITQDDVDAIVTKNKQSRAFALADALGDRDLVKVLRTLDEDLWMTKFDKDKSEIGLLYGLISKVRVLLFLKEAIRVGWLKQVSDYNRFKSQLEGIPADALPDDKKLNPLTMHPFVLFRSVSQCGNYSIDELVKAMELLLTCNLQLVSSQTDKALVLQQTLVEIVGQPQPKAKRPAPARSW; encoded by the coding sequence ATGGCGCGCGCTGCTACTTCCACGACCCCGAACCCCGTCGCCCTCATCTGCGGTGAGGATGAGTACGCCGTCAAACAACGCGCGAAACAGCTCTATGATGCTTGGTGCGCTGAGGTCGGCGGCATGGATCACGAACTCGTCGATGCGACCGTGGGCAATGCCGGTGAAGCAGAAAAGGCCATCGGCAAATTGCGCGAGGCATTGCAGACGCTGCCTTTCTTCGGCGGTGGCAAGGTGGTGTGGTTGAAGGATTGCAATTTCCTCGGAGACGAACGCACGGCTTCGTCCTCCGTCGTTACCAATACACTGAATGACCTCGCGCAGCAGTTGAAAGATTTTCGCTGGGACAATGTCCGGCTCATCATCAGCGCGGGCAAGGTGGACAAGCGCAAGACGTTCTTTAAAACGCTTGATAAGATCGGGCAGGTGGAGAACTTCGCCGGGCTTTCAACCGATGATAAAGAGTGGGCGGCGAAGGCGGAGTCCATGGCGGAAGGGCATTTCAAGGCGGCGGGCAAACGCATAGCGGATAACGCGCTGGCGGAATTCGTCGCGTGCATCGGGCCTTACCCACGCCAGCTGGGCAGTGAAGCGGAGAAGCTTTCCCTGTACGTCGGTGATCGAGAGACCATCACGCAGGATGACGTGGATGCGATCGTGACTAAAAATAAACAGTCGCGTGCGTTTGCCCTCGCTGATGCTTTGGGTGATCGCGATCTGGTGAAGGTTTTACGCACGTTGGACGAAGACTTGTGGATGACTAAATTCGACAAGGACAAGTCCGAGATCGGTTTGCTTTACGGATTGATCAGTAAAGTGCGCGTGTTGCTGTTCTTGAAGGAAGCCATTCGCGTGGGGTGGCTGAAACAGGTGAGTGACTACAACCGTTTTAAAAGCCAGTTGGAGGGCATACCGGCGGATGCCTTGCCGGATGACAAGAAGTTGAATCCACTCACGATGCATCCGTTTGTGCTGTTCCGCTCCGTGTCGCAGTGCGGGAATTACTCCATTGATGAACTGGTAAAAGCGATGGAATTGCTGCTTACCTGTAATTTGCAGCTCGTTTCCAGCCAGACGGATAAGGCGCTGGTGCTGCAGCAAACGCTGGTGGAAATCGTTGGGCAGCCGCAACCTAAGGCGAAAAGGCCCGCTCCGGCCCGTTCCTGGTGA
- a CDS encoding STAS domain-containing protein, whose translation MGATPTNILVSVVDPVACIKVTGRANFSVSVDFKTLLYELHDRGFRLFLLDLSECVIMDSTFLGILSGFSSKLSEESKNSKTPCVQMLNTNDRVKALIENLGVEQLFKFRTGANPFNPNFEEVKQNPDQAKSDVTRTCLLAHETLMLINPNNVPKFKDVTKFLAEDLKKEESSESSQK comes from the coding sequence ATGGGCGCAACACCCACCAATATTCTTGTCTCGGTGGTAGACCCGGTGGCCTGCATCAAAGTCACTGGCCGGGCGAATTTTTCCGTGAGCGTGGATTTCAAGACTCTGCTCTACGAGCTGCATGACCGTGGCTTCCGTCTGTTCCTGCTGGATCTCTCGGAGTGCGTGATCATGGACAGCACGTTCCTTGGCATCCTCTCCGGCTTCTCCTCGAAACTTTCGGAAGAATCCAAGAACTCCAAGACGCCGTGTGTGCAGATGCTCAACACGAATGATCGCGTGAAGGCGCTCATCGAAAATCTGGGCGTCGAGCAGTTGTTCAAATTCCGCACGGGCGCGAATCCTTTCAATCCGAACTTCGAGGAAGTGAAGCAGAATCCGGATCAGGCGAAGTCGGATGTCACGCGCACCTGCCTGCTGGCGCATGAGACGTTGATGCTCATCAATCCGAACAATGTGCCGAAGTTCAAGGATGTGACGAAGTTCCTCGCGGAAGATCTGAAGAAAGAGGAGTCGTCCGAGTCTTCACAGAAGTAA
- a CDS encoding prolyl oligopeptidase family serine peptidase — MFPARIKSRAILSALLIASVSTSFAAEAKKAAPQPAAAKAKAKQALPPNPKKLSPPPGFTVPAEAKAEIMKGVAALDQEILGLKSSLKSQPKLLELLPDVQIYRNAAAYAVEDDIFYSTNQTKSALAMVKQGMDRAAQLKAGQAPWTTATGLVVRGFVSKLDGSVQPYGLVVPPSFKPGNPPMRLDFWLHGRGDTLNEISFIEGRQKSVGEFAPENTFVLHPYGRFMNAFKFAGEVDVFEGLAHAMKHYPIDAKRVSMRGFSMGGAGTWHLGVHHADQWAAINPGAGFVDVKNYQKLEGEKLNAVPWYEQKLWAMYDPLAAPINLNNSTLVAYSGEEDGQKAAADLMEAALAKEGTKMTHLIGPKTGHKYEPETKKKVAALVDEAAAKGVTVPKKVLLVTHTLKWNKMHWVTLNALEKHWEEARIEADASGSGVTVKTKNITAFSLNPANAKGNVTIDGQSVGAIGVGDFHKSDGKWKSGKTSSAPLAKQPNLQGPIDDAFMSSFIMVKPTGQPLNAQAGKWAQAEMKEALFQWRRQFRGAAQVKDDAAISDDDIKNNNLILWGDSASNKVLAKIADKLPIKWTATGVKVGDKTYDATKNAPVLIYPNPLNPSKYVVINCGFTFPQYSSGTNSQQTPKLPDWAVVDMSVPSGDRIAGKGIVDAAFFGEQWELTSARK; from the coding sequence ATGTTTCCCGCCCGCATTAAAAGTCGTGCGATTCTGAGCGCCCTGCTCATCGCCAGTGTATCCACCAGCTTCGCCGCCGAAGCCAAGAAAGCCGCGCCACAACCCGCGGCCGCCAAGGCAAAAGCCAAGCAGGCTTTGCCGCCCAATCCCAAAAAACTTTCACCACCACCGGGTTTCACGGTTCCAGCCGAAGCGAAAGCAGAGATCATGAAAGGAGTGGCAGCACTGGATCAGGAAATCTTGGGACTGAAATCGTCGTTGAAGAGCCAGCCGAAATTGCTGGAGCTGTTGCCGGATGTGCAGATCTATCGGAATGCAGCAGCGTATGCTGTGGAGGATGATATTTTCTACTCCACGAACCAGACAAAGTCCGCGCTGGCAATGGTGAAGCAAGGGATGGATCGCGCCGCACAGTTGAAGGCCGGGCAAGCCCCATGGACCACTGCCACCGGTCTGGTGGTGCGCGGCTTTGTGTCGAAGCTGGATGGCTCCGTGCAGCCATACGGATTGGTGGTGCCGCCATCCTTCAAGCCGGGCAATCCGCCGATGCGCTTGGATTTCTGGCTGCATGGTCGTGGTGACACCCTGAACGAAATCTCTTTCATCGAAGGCCGTCAAAAATCCGTGGGCGAGTTCGCCCCAGAGAATACCTTCGTGCTGCATCCTTACGGGCGCTTCATGAACGCCTTCAAGTTCGCCGGTGAGGTGGATGTGTTCGAAGGCTTGGCCCATGCGATGAAGCATTACCCGATTGATGCGAAACGCGTCTCAATGCGCGGCTTCTCCATGGGCGGCGCAGGCACATGGCATCTTGGCGTGCATCATGCGGACCAATGGGCAGCCATCAACCCTGGCGCGGGTTTCGTGGATGTGAAGAATTACCAGAAGCTTGAGGGCGAAAAATTGAACGCAGTTCCTTGGTATGAGCAAAAGCTCTGGGCCATGTATGATCCCTTGGCCGCCCCGATCAATCTGAACAACAGCACACTGGTAGCTTACAGCGGCGAGGAAGATGGACAGAAAGCAGCGGCAGATCTGATGGAAGCTGCGCTGGCCAAAGAAGGCACGAAGATGACGCATCTCATCGGGCCCAAGACTGGCCATAAATACGAACCCGAAACGAAGAAGAAAGTGGCGGCACTGGTCGATGAAGCCGCAGCAAAAGGTGTGACCGTACCGAAGAAGGTCTTGCTCGTGACGCATACTTTGAAATGGAACAAGATGCATTGGGTAACATTGAATGCGTTGGAGAAACATTGGGAAGAGGCGCGGATTGAAGCCGATGCGAGCGGCAGTGGCGTCACCGTAAAAACAAAGAACATCACCGCCTTTTCACTCAATCCGGCCAACGCCAAAGGCAATGTGACGATCGATGGCCAAAGTGTTGGCGCGATTGGTGTGGGTGATTTTCATAAATCGGATGGCAAATGGAAATCAGGCAAAACTTCTTCTGCTCCTCTCGCCAAACAACCCAACCTCCAAGGCCCCATCGACGACGCCTTCATGAGCTCCTTCATCATGGTAAAGCCAACCGGCCAGCCTCTGAACGCTCAAGCAGGCAAATGGGCTCAAGCGGAAATGAAGGAGGCGCTCTTCCAATGGCGCCGCCAATTCCGTGGCGCAGCGCAAGTGAAGGATGACGCCGCGATTTCTGATGACGACATCAAGAACAACAACCTCATTCTCTGGGGCGATTCGGCCAGCAACAAAGTCCTCGCGAAGATCGCGGACAAGCTGCCCATCAAGTGGACGGCCACAGGCGTGAAGGTCGGCGACAAAACCTACGATGCCACAAAGAATGCTCCAGTGCTCATCTATCCGAATCCGTTGAACCCATCCAAGTATGTGGTGATCAACTGCGGCTTCACTTTTCCGCAATACAGCTCTGGCACAAACTCCCAGCAGACACCCAAGCTGCCCGACTGGGCCGTGGTGGATATGAGCGTGCCCTCCGGCGATCGCATCGCCGGCAAAGGCATCGTAGATGCCGCGTTCTTCGGCGAGCAATGGGAACTGACCTCCGCGCGGAAATAG
- a CDS encoding DUF1444 family protein — MKGFWKNFRGMFGGAKPLLTPEEFTDKYVETLREAASELKVEILKDLELKITMPNGKDSTALLYNAYEIYQRAPKELEEIISRYIVSSMDTFGGMDNEVDRQRIVPIIKDRAWLEETQKAMRDRGSEKPFEQVFEDFSPDLVIVYAEDLPRNIRYLTPGNLKELNLDLKELRALACENLRQIIPSIECKGAEGLYMITAGGDYEASLLAVDKIWASGQFEVKGDIVVAVPTRDLLLVTGSENAEGIKKLRTIAEDAHQNGSYRLTPKLFVYRNGKFEWFGPDAALN, encoded by the coding sequence ATGAAAGGATTTTGGAAAAATTTCAGGGGTATGTTCGGCGGGGCGAAGCCATTGCTCACGCCGGAGGAGTTCACCGACAAGTATGTGGAGACGCTGCGTGAAGCGGCCTCAGAACTGAAAGTTGAGATACTGAAAGACTTGGAACTCAAGATCACCATGCCGAATGGAAAAGATTCCACGGCGTTGCTCTATAATGCCTACGAGATCTATCAGCGGGCGCCCAAGGAACTCGAAGAGATCATCTCGCGCTACATAGTTTCCAGCATGGATACCTTTGGTGGCATGGACAATGAGGTGGATCGCCAGCGCATCGTGCCCATCATCAAAGACCGGGCCTGGCTGGAAGAGACGCAGAAAGCGATGCGGGACCGGGGCTCGGAAAAGCCTTTCGAGCAAGTGTTCGAAGATTTCAGTCCGGATCTGGTGATCGTCTATGCGGAAGATCTGCCCCGGAACATCCGTTATCTGACGCCCGGCAATCTCAAAGAGTTGAACTTGGACCTGAAGGAGTTGCGTGCCCTAGCGTGTGAGAACTTGCGGCAGATCATCCCTTCTATCGAGTGCAAGGGCGCTGAGGGTCTGTACATGATCACGGCAGGTGGAGATTATGAGGCGAGCCTTTTGGCGGTGGACAAGATCTGGGCGAGCGGACAATTCGAGGTGAAGGGCGACATCGTGGTGGCAGTGCCAACACGCGATTTGTTGCTGGTGACGGGCAGTGAGAACGCCGAGGGGATCAAGAAGCTGCGAACGATTGCTGAAGATGCTCATCAGAATGGCAGCTATCGGCTGACGCCGAAGCTGTTCGTTTATCGTAATGGGAAGTTCGAGTGGTTCGGGCCAGATGCGGCACTGAATTGA
- a CDS encoding PQQ-binding-like beta-propeller repeat protein: MNLRCLALTCVLSLSALTGWTAETANWPQFRGPDGDGHSAAKGLPRKWSETENIKWKTAVEGRGWGSPVIWGKQVWVPTATEDGKQLSAVCLDKDSGKELFKQKLFDVAAPQFAHKFNSYASPTPVIEDGRIYITFGSPGTACIDTKTFKVLWQRTDIECNHYRGAGSSPIIYKDLLIMNYDGSDHQFVLALDKKTGKTVWNVKRSIDFMDLKDGKPEADGDWRKAYATPHIAMIKGKPVLLSIGAKAFYGYDPLTGKELWRVEERGQHSASTRPVVGKDMIYYPTGFAKGQLFAMKADASGVLTATNMVWSTKRSVPNKPSLLLIDDLLFAIDDSGIASCLDAKTGESIWNERIGGNFSASPVYVDGMILFTSEQGKCTLIEAGRTFKVISENQLGQVGEPLSGFMASPAISDRAFYLRSRTHVYRIENAGLAAK, from the coding sequence ATGAATCTCCGTTGCCTTGCTTTGACTTGCGTTCTCTCGCTCAGCGCTTTGACCGGTTGGACTGCTGAGACGGCTAACTGGCCGCAATTCCGCGGACCGGACGGCGATGGCCACTCGGCTGCCAAAGGTCTGCCGCGCAAATGGAGTGAGACGGAGAACATCAAATGGAAAACGGCGGTGGAAGGGCGCGGCTGGGGTTCACCCGTCATCTGGGGCAAGCAGGTCTGGGTGCCTACGGCTACGGAAGACGGCAAGCAACTCTCCGCAGTTTGCCTGGACAAGGATTCGGGCAAGGAGCTTTTCAAGCAGAAGCTGTTCGATGTGGCCGCGCCGCAGTTCGCGCATAAGTTCAACAGCTACGCTTCGCCCACGCCGGTGATCGAGGATGGACGTATCTATATCACTTTCGGTTCACCCGGCACGGCGTGCATCGATACGAAGACTTTCAAGGTGCTGTGGCAACGCACGGACATTGAGTGCAACCACTATCGTGGCGCAGGCTCTTCGCCGATCATCTACAAGGACCTGCTCATCATGAACTATGATGGCAGCGATCATCAATTCGTCCTCGCCCTCGATAAGAAGACGGGCAAGACGGTGTGGAATGTGAAGCGCTCCATCGATTTCATGGACTTGAAGGATGGCAAACCGGAGGCAGACGGCGATTGGCGCAAGGCTTACGCCACGCCGCACATCGCCATGATCAAGGGCAAGCCGGTGCTGCTGAGCATTGGCGCCAAGGCGTTCTATGGCTATGATCCGCTGACCGGCAAGGAGCTCTGGCGCGTGGAAGAGCGTGGCCAGCACTCGGCCAGCACGCGTCCAGTCGTGGGCAAGGACATGATCTATTATCCGACCGGTTTCGCGAAGGGCCAGCTCTTCGCCATGAAGGCGGATGCGAGTGGTGTATTGACCGCCACGAACATGGTGTGGTCCACCAAACGCAGTGTGCCGAACAAGCCTTCGCTGCTGCTCATCGATGACCTGCTCTTCGCGATCGATGATAGCGGCATCGCGAGCTGTCTGGATGCGAAGACGGGCGAATCCATCTGGAATGAGCGCATCGGCGGGAACTTCTCAGCATCGCCAGTTTACGTCGATGGTATGATTCTCTTCACGAGCGAGCAGGGTAAGTGCACACTCATCGAGGCGGGGCGCACCTTTAAGGTGATTTCCGAGAACCAGCTCGGTCAGGTCGGTGAACCGCTCAGTGGTTTCATGGCGTCTCCGGCCATCTCGGACAGGGCATTCTATCTGCGCTCACGGACGCATGTGTATCGCATTGAGAATGCGGGGCTGGCGGCGAAGTAA
- a CDS encoding YhbY family RNA-binding protein — MALDKLPNTLLRDLKARAQKLEPMVKVGKSGLSDGFYRTLDEVFANHELVKVKFADLKDQKKELTPQIVEKSQSHLIMQVGNVIVLYRKKPAKAEAVDETAD; from the coding sequence ATGGCATTGGATAAACTGCCCAATACACTTTTGCGCGACCTTAAAGCCCGCGCCCAGAAGCTCGAACCGATGGTCAAGGTCGGCAAGTCCGGCTTGTCCGATGGCTTTTACCGCACGCTGGACGAAGTCTTCGCCAATCACGAACTCGTGAAGGTGAAGTTCGCCGACTTGAAAGACCAGAAGAAGGAACTGACCCCGCAGATCGTGGAGAAAAGCCAGAGCCACCTCATCATGCAGGTAGGCAATGTCATCGTCCTCTATCGCAAGAAGCCCGCAAAAGCTGAAGCCGTAGACGAGACAGCAGATTGA
- a CDS encoding PD-(D/E)XK nuclease family protein, with translation MQATFLLGPAGSGKTYRCLAEIRAELSAWPEGPPLLLLAPKQATFQLERQLLADSSLAGYTRLQIVAFDRLAEFILGELGETPPRILSEEGRIMVLRAILARHHKELRIFRSTARLPGFAQQLSLLLREVQQHRLSPAKLAELAAKVPAEGRLGDKLHDIGIILRAYSDWLKQHKLNDVSALLDLASDALKQAAREAGGTFQLGGLWMDGFAEMTPQELHLLATFLPLCEHATLAFCLDGEPKESPQTWLNQWSVIAQTYKRCRNRLQGDEEIEVKVECLPRVRERSRFQESPSLFHLETNWTAPQESEEWQFAGDWVRLVECFDAEAEVLYAVRTIHQHVRAGGRYRDVAVLMRRIEGYQDIIQRVFNRHGIPYFLDRRESVAHHPLAELTRSALRMAAFGWRNEDWFAALKCGLVTEDDSLVDELENQALARGWEGNRWREPLVIEREPGLTNRLEFFRQKIAPPFIRFVDEMNHAEGINGQTLSRLIRNLWVDLEVTKVLEEWSRHPDPQHPEFAAIHQTVWEQLNEWDESLQLAFETDILSTRDWLAVVDSGLAGLTIGVIPPALDQVTIGAIDRSRNPDLQVAIVLGVNEGVFPAPPEAPVILTEVDRKVLAELKDDPQQIGMTSQQRLAHERFFGYIAFTRARQKLIVCWSRQNQKGTALNPSPFITQLEQLFPNDGRIDFNGTLKPEDVQTLPELLSLPNWAKSAHKVEAAHEGQVFWNPVSTLVKQLERIEGALKQQQLSAAAVTKLYGDELPGSVSSLENYAACPFRFFVGHGLSAEERKAFEVDVRQEGSLRHDILDRFHKTVQEQDRRWRDLTPTEAGNLIRQIGEEVLPKFAEGLFVHDRQREFHGRMLIRLLERMMSVLIGWMEHYNFDPKAVEFAFGMKGDGPKGWRLELPDGRALVLRGRIDRIDLCIREGKDEALVAVFDYKSSSKSLDDVKLQHGLQLQLLAYLAFLKQSPEARALLGAKQLIPAGAFFINLRSDSSSSASREEAKETAEEKNRKVHRHTGRFDVRYVDELDTRGTGRKEADQFKSTSRSADGQDGAEFETLLQSIEQQLRQIGVNIFAGDVSVSPYRYKKECACERCVYQGICRFEETHSEYRVLHAAKKAKEDKA, from the coding sequence TTGCAAGCGACTTTCCTTCTCGGCCCGGCCGGCAGCGGCAAGACGTATCGCTGTCTGGCGGAGATCCGGGCGGAGCTTTCGGCCTGGCCCGAAGGTCCGCCTTTGCTGCTGCTTGCTCCGAAACAGGCGACGTTCCAGTTGGAGCGCCAGTTGCTGGCGGATTCTTCGCTCGCCGGTTACACGCGCTTGCAGATTGTGGCGTTCGATCGGCTGGCAGAATTCATTTTGGGCGAACTCGGTGAAACACCACCGCGCATCCTTTCCGAAGAAGGCCGCATCATGGTGCTGCGGGCCATCCTTGCGCGTCATCATAAGGAGCTGCGCATCTTTCGCTCCACGGCGCGTCTGCCGGGCTTCGCCCAGCAACTGAGCTTGCTCTTGCGTGAAGTGCAGCAGCATCGCCTCTCTCCGGCCAAGCTGGCGGAACTGGCTGCGAAGGTACCGGCGGAAGGGCGTTTGGGTGACAAGCTGCATGACATCGGTATCATCCTGCGCGCCTACAGCGATTGGCTGAAGCAGCACAAGCTGAATGACGTCAGCGCCTTGCTCGATCTGGCGTCCGATGCGCTCAAGCAAGCTGCGCGTGAAGCCGGTGGCACCTTCCAGCTCGGTGGTTTGTGGATGGATGGCTTCGCCGAGATGACGCCACAGGAGCTGCATCTGCTCGCCACGTTTCTGCCCCTGTGCGAACACGCCACGCTCGCCTTCTGTCTGGATGGCGAGCCGAAGGAATCTCCCCAGACGTGGCTGAATCAATGGTCCGTAATCGCACAGACCTACAAGCGTTGCCGAAATCGCCTGCAGGGTGACGAGGAGATCGAGGTCAAAGTGGAGTGCCTGCCGCGTGTCCGTGAGCGCAGTCGTTTCCAGGAATCGCCGTCGTTGTTCCATCTGGAGACGAATTGGACCGCGCCGCAGGAATCGGAGGAATGGCAGTTCGCGGGGGATTGGGTGAGGCTCGTGGAATGTTTTGATGCGGAGGCCGAGGTGCTCTATGCCGTGCGGACTATTCATCAGCATGTGCGCGCGGGCGGGCGCTATCGTGACGTGGCGGTGCTCATGCGCCGCATCGAAGGTTATCAGGATATCATCCAGCGCGTCTTCAATCGTCACGGCATCCCCTACTTTCTCGATCGCCGCGAATCCGTCGCGCATCATCCGCTGGCGGAATTGACGCGGAGCGCTTTGCGAATGGCCGCCTTTGGCTGGCGCAATGAAGATTGGTTTGCGGCGTTGAAGTGCGGCCTGGTCACGGAGGACGACAGTCTCGTGGATGAACTGGAGAACCAGGCGCTCGCGCGTGGTTGGGAAGGCAATCGCTGGCGTGAACCTTTGGTCATTGAGCGAGAACCGGGTCTGACAAATCGCCTGGAATTCTTCCGGCAAAAGATTGCACCGCCATTCATCCGTTTCGTGGATGAGATGAATCACGCCGAGGGTATCAATGGCCAAACTCTTTCGCGTCTCATCCGCAATCTCTGGGTTGATCTGGAGGTTACGAAAGTGCTGGAGGAGTGGAGCCGTCATCCTGATCCGCAACATCCGGAGTTCGCAGCGATTCACCAGACTGTTTGGGAGCAATTGAACGAGTGGGATGAAAGCCTCCAACTCGCGTTTGAGACGGATATCCTCAGCACGCGCGACTGGCTGGCTGTGGTGGATTCCGGTCTCGCGGGCCTGACCATCGGCGTCATCCCTCCTGCGCTGGACCAGGTGACTATCGGTGCCATCGACCGCTCGCGTAATCCTGATCTGCAAGTGGCCATCGTGCTGGGTGTGAATGAAGGTGTCTTCCCTGCTCCGCCTGAGGCACCGGTCATCCTCACCGAAGTGGATCGCAAGGTGCTCGCGGAATTGAAGGACGATCCACAGCAGATCGGCATGACGTCCCAGCAACGCCTCGCGCATGAACGCTTCTTCGGTTACATCGCCTTCACGCGTGCGCGGCAGAAGCTCATCGTCTGCTGGTCGCGCCAGAACCAGAAGGGAACCGCACTGAATCCCTCGCCCTTCATCACGCAACTGGAACAGCTCTTTCCAAATGATGGACGTATCGACTTCAATGGCACGCTGAAGCCGGAAGATGTGCAGACTTTGCCCGAACTGCTTTCGTTGCCGAACTGGGCGAAGAGTGCGCACAAAGTTGAAGCAGCGCATGAGGGCCAAGTGTTTTGGAATCCTGTCAGCACATTGGTGAAACAGTTGGAGCGTATCGAAGGAGCGTTGAAGCAACAGCAGCTTTCGGCGGCTGCGGTGACGAAACTGTATGGCGATGAGTTGCCCGGCTCGGTGAGCAGCTTGGAGAATTATGCGGCCTGCCCGTTCCGGTTCTTTGTGGGGCACGGTTTGAGTGCGGAGGAGCGCAAGGCGTTTGAGGTGGATGTGCGGCAGGAAGGCAGTTTGCGCCATGACATCCTGGATCGTTTTCACAAAACTGTGCAGGAACAAGATCGACGCTGGCGCGATCTGACACCAACTGAAGCAGGCAATCTTATCCGCCAGATCGGTGAGGAAGTTTTGCCGAAATTTGCCGAAGGGCTCTTCGTTCATGACCGTCAGCGCGAATTTCACGGGCGGATGCTCATCCGTCTTTTGGAGCGCATGATGTCCGTGCTGATCGGCTGGATGGAGCATTACAACTTTGATCCCAAGGCGGTGGAATTCGCCTTCGGCATGAAGGGCGACGGGCCGAAAGGCTGGCGCTTGGAACTACCCGATGGCCGGGCGTTGGTTCTGCGCGGAAGAATTGATCGCATCGATCTTTGCATCCGGGAAGGCAAGGACGAGGCGCTGGTGGCGGTGTTCGATTACAAATCCAGCTCCAAATCGCTCGACGATGTGAAGCTACAGCACGGTCTGCAATTGCAGTTGCTGGCCTATCTCGCCTTTCTCAAGCAATCGCCGGAGGCCCGAGCCTTGCTCGGAGCGAAACAGCTTATTCCGGCGGGTGCCTTCTTCATCAATCTGCGGAGCGACAGCAGTTCCAGCGCGAGCCGTGAAGAGGCCAAAGAGACGGCGGAAGAGAAGAATCGCAAGGTCCACCGGCACACGGGCCGCTTTGATGTGCGTTATGTGGACGAGCTGGACACGCGTGGCACAGGACGGAAAGAAGCGGATCAGTTCAAGAGCACTTCGCGCAGTGCGGATGGTCAGGATGGTGCGGAATTTGAGACGTTGCTGCAAAGCATTGAGCAACAGTTGCGACAGATCGGAGTGAATATTTTCGCGGGTGATGTCAGTGTCTCGCCCTATCGCTACAAAAAGGAATGCGCCTGCGAGCGCTGCGTGTATCAGGGCATCTGCCGTTTCGAGGAGACGCATTCGGAGTATCGCGTGCTGCATGCGGCCAAGAAAGCTAAGGAGGATAAGGCATGA